One segment of Falco rusticolus isolate bFalRus1 chromosome 3, bFalRus1.pri, whole genome shotgun sequence DNA contains the following:
- the GPLD1 gene encoding phosphatidylinositol-glycan-specific phospholipase D isoform X4, with protein MAGLKIWSVLPVILCYCCQRCIPSGISTHVEIAHRALEFFTRREGNVNYRQLLLNHQDAFQAGSIYPDAFYPMICKRGIFHDVSEDTHWSPFLSASIHYIRRNYPQPWEEATEKLVAFLFGIASHMVADVSWHSLGIDQGFLKAMGEIDFHGSYSEAHNVGDFGGDVVSQFELDFSYLASNWYVPVKDLAAIYKEFYGKEIITESTITDCTYLLFLELYGERLAVSRLFSTYASKSPFLVEKFHEYFLGGVDDMAFWTNNIFELTSHMLESGTSGCFLPENPLFINCTSEHKVSYVRSKQSKHEHQKNATSLLTKTLEKNISFTERGVQFNMQPWATNSLRLLNRDFATNVWRALAATPWKSSKHISKPSASYFLTSPYARLGWAVTSADLDRDGYEDLVAGAPGYSTLGHVQLGRVYVIYGNQSGLPPEDMDLDERADQVLQGHQGAVYVYFGTEGRGLASQPNVTITCQYSYCNLGWSLLAADVDRDGNADLVVGSPYAPGGGQQRGFVVAFYSYFNRSDRGLLSVQDANWMVTGEENYAWFGFSLGSCQLEDVTLLLIGSPTWKNCSSCNPFSSAVGQSVGKVYGYNPPSTKRWFAVTGDKAMGRTGLSLASGVMSVAGITRTVLVVGAPTADSLSRISFISSVLHQAGLALVYDLADSTKPSLLSTFSGDRRFSRFGGDVYLSDLDNDGLDEMIVTSPLRTNGITTVLFSGAAGRVYIYNGKQASTGNVTSHCKSWVSPCPEDWAQYVLISPEELSRFGSSVITVKSERKKEVVVAAERSSARARLGGRLFVYSL; from the exons ATGGCTGGTTTGAAGATTTGGTCTGTTTTGCCGGTTATATTGTGCTATTGCTGTCAAAGATGTATCCCAAGTGGAATTTCAACACATGTTGAAATAG CACATAGAGCTCTGGAATTTTTCACTAGGCGTGAAGGGAATGTTAATTATAGACAG TTATTACTAAACCACCAAGATGCATTTCAGGCTGGGAGTATTTATCCTGATGCCTTTTATCCTATGATCTGCAAAAGAG GAATATTCCATGATGTGTCTGAAGATACTCACTGGTCACCATTTCTCAGCGCAAGTATTCACTACATCAGAAGGAATTACCCTCAGCCTTGGGAAGAA GCTACAGAGAAGCTGGTGGCTTTCCTGTTTGGAATTGCCTCACATATGGTGGCAGACGTTAGCTGGCATAGCCTGGGCATCGACCAAGGATTTCTCAAGGCCATGGGAGAA attGATTTTCATGGTTCATACTCAGAAGCTCACAATGTTGGCGATTTTG GAGGAGATGTAGTGAGTCAGTTTGAGCTGGACTTCAGTTATCTGGCATCGAATTG GTATGTGCCAGTCAAAGACCTAGCAGCTATCTATAAGGAATTTTATGGAAAAGAGATCATAACTGAAAGCACAATTACTGACTGTACTTACCTGCTGTTTCTTGAACT GTATGGAGAAAGGCTTGCTGTTAGCAGG CTTTTTTCAACATATGCTAGTAAATCTCCGTTTCTGGTGGAGAAGTTCCACGAGTATTTCCTGGGAGGAGTGGACGACATGGCGTTCTGGACAAACAATATTTTTGAGCTGACGAGCCATATGCTGGAGAGTGGAACCAG TGGCTGCTTCCTGCCCGAGAACCCTCTGTTTATAAACTGCACAAGCGAGCACAAGGTCAGCTACGT CAGAAGCAAACAGTCAAAACACGAACATCAGAAAAATGCGACTTCTTTGCTTACAAAAACACTTGAAAAGAATATCAGTTTTACAGAGAGAGGAGTTCAGTTCAACATGCAACCTTGGGCAACA aattcCCTCCGCTTGCTAAACCGTGATTTTGCAACCAATGTCTGGAGAGCATTAGCAGCAACACCTTGGAAATCTTCTAAGCACATCTCCAAGCCATCAGCTTCATATTTTCTCACTTCACCCTACGCTAGACTTGGAtg GGCAGTGACCTCAGCTGACCTGGACCGGGACGGGTACGAGGACCTGGTGGCTGGAGCGCCAGGGTACAGCACGCTGGGCCACGTTCAGCTAGGGCGGGTGTATGTCATCTACGGCAACCAGTCAGGTTTGCCGCCAGAGGACATGGATCTGGATGAGAGAGCTGACCAAGTGCTCCAGGGTCATCAG GGTGCTGTGTATGTCTATTTTGGCACTGAGGGAAGAGGCTTGGCATCTCAGCCAAACGTTACCATAACTTGTCAG TATTCCTACTGTAATCTTGGTTGGTCCCTCCTGGCAGCTGATGTTGATAGAGATGGAAATGCTGATCTGGTTGTGGGCTCTCCATACGCACCTGGTGGTGGGCAGCAGAGAGGATTTGTGGTTGCATTTTACTCTTATTTCAACAGGAGTGACCGAG GACTTTTGTCAGTACAGGATGCCAACTGGATGGTAACAGGGGAAGAAAACTATGCTTGGTTCGGATTTTCGcttggcagctgccagctggaggaCGTAACATTGCTGCTGATCGGTAGCCCTACATGGAAGAATTGTTCCAG CTGCAATCCCTTCTCATCGGCTGTGGGACAGAGCGTCGGGAAGGTGTATGGCTATAACCCCCCAAGCACAAAGCGCTGGTTTGCAGTGACTGGAGACAAG GCGATGGGCAGAACGGGTTTGTCTCTGGCCAGCGGTGTGATGTCTGTGGCTGGGATCACAAGGACAGTTTTGGTGGTGGGTGCCCCTACTGCAG ACAGCCTGTCCAGGATTTCATTTATATCCTCGGTGCTGCACCAGGCTGGCCTGGCTCTGGTGTACGACCTGGCAGACAGCACCAAGCCTTCTTTGCTCAGCACCTTCAGTGGGGACAGGAGGTTTTCTCGCTTTGGAGGAGATGTATACTTGAGTGACCTGGATAATGACGGACTAG ATGAAATGATTGTGACATCCCCGCTGCGAACGAACGGTATCACCACGGTACTGTTCAGCGGGGCGGCTGGCCGCGTTTATATCTACAACGGAAAGCAGGCATCCACCGGGAACGTGACAAGCCACTGCAAATCATGGGTATCTCCCTGTCCTGAAGACTGG
- the GPLD1 gene encoding phosphatidylinositol-glycan-specific phospholipase D isoform X3 gives MAGLKIWSVLPVILCYCCQRCIPSGISTHVEIAHRALEFFTRREGNVNYRQLLLNHQDAFQAGSIYPDAFYPMICKRGIFHDVSEDTHWSPFLSASIHYIRRNYPQPWEEATEKLVAFLFGIASHMVADVSWHSLGIDQGFLKAMGEIDFHGSYSEAHNVGDFGGDVVSQFELDFSYLASNWYVPVKDLAAIYKEFYGKEIITESTITDCTYLLFLELYGERLAVSRLFSTYASKSPFLVEKFHEYFLGGVDDMAFWTNNIFELTSHMLESGTSRSKQSKHEHQKNATSLLTKTLEKNISFTERGVQFNMQPWATNSLRLLNRDFATNVWRALAATPWKSSKHISKPSASYFLTSPYARLGWAVTSADLDRDGYEDLVAGAPGYSTLGHVQLGRVYVIYGNQSGLPPEDMDLDERADQVLQGHQPSGRFGSALAILDFNVDGVPDLAVGAPSVGSQFLTYKGAVYVYFGTEGRGLASQPNVTITCQYSYCNLGWSLLAADVDRDGNADLVVGSPYAPGGGQQRGFVVAFYSYFNRSDRGLLSVQDANWMVTGEENYAWFGFSLGSCQLEDVTLLLIGSPTWKNCSSCNPFSSAVGQSVGKVYGYNPPSTKRWFAVTGDKAMGRTGLSLASGVMSVAGITRTVLVVGAPTADSLSRISFISSVLHQAGLALVYDLADSTKPSLLSTFSGDRRFSRFGGDVYLSDLDNDGLDEMIVTSPLRTNGITTVLFSGAAGRVYIYNGKQASTGNVTSHCKSWVSPCPEDWAQYVLISPEELSRFGSSVITVKSERKKEVVVAAERSSARARLGGRLFVYSL, from the exons ATGGCTGGTTTGAAGATTTGGTCTGTTTTGCCGGTTATATTGTGCTATTGCTGTCAAAGATGTATCCCAAGTGGAATTTCAACACATGTTGAAATAG CACATAGAGCTCTGGAATTTTTCACTAGGCGTGAAGGGAATGTTAATTATAGACAG TTATTACTAAACCACCAAGATGCATTTCAGGCTGGGAGTATTTATCCTGATGCCTTTTATCCTATGATCTGCAAAAGAG GAATATTCCATGATGTGTCTGAAGATACTCACTGGTCACCATTTCTCAGCGCAAGTATTCACTACATCAGAAGGAATTACCCTCAGCCTTGGGAAGAA GCTACAGAGAAGCTGGTGGCTTTCCTGTTTGGAATTGCCTCACATATGGTGGCAGACGTTAGCTGGCATAGCCTGGGCATCGACCAAGGATTTCTCAAGGCCATGGGAGAA attGATTTTCATGGTTCATACTCAGAAGCTCACAATGTTGGCGATTTTG GAGGAGATGTAGTGAGTCAGTTTGAGCTGGACTTCAGTTATCTGGCATCGAATTG GTATGTGCCAGTCAAAGACCTAGCAGCTATCTATAAGGAATTTTATGGAAAAGAGATCATAACTGAAAGCACAATTACTGACTGTACTTACCTGCTGTTTCTTGAACT GTATGGAGAAAGGCTTGCTGTTAGCAGG CTTTTTTCAACATATGCTAGTAAATCTCCGTTTCTGGTGGAGAAGTTCCACGAGTATTTCCTGGGAGGAGTGGACGACATGGCGTTCTGGACAAACAATATTTTTGAGCTGACGAGCCATATGCTGGAGAGTGGAACCAG CAGAAGCAAACAGTCAAAACACGAACATCAGAAAAATGCGACTTCTTTGCTTACAAAAACACTTGAAAAGAATATCAGTTTTACAGAGAGAGGAGTTCAGTTCAACATGCAACCTTGGGCAACA aattcCCTCCGCTTGCTAAACCGTGATTTTGCAACCAATGTCTGGAGAGCATTAGCAGCAACACCTTGGAAATCTTCTAAGCACATCTCCAAGCCATCAGCTTCATATTTTCTCACTTCACCCTACGCTAGACTTGGAtg GGCAGTGACCTCAGCTGACCTGGACCGGGACGGGTACGAGGACCTGGTGGCTGGAGCGCCAGGGTACAGCACGCTGGGCCACGTTCAGCTAGGGCGGGTGTATGTCATCTACGGCAACCAGTCAGGTTTGCCGCCAGAGGACATGGATCTGGATGAGAGAGCTGACCAAGTGCTCCAGGGTCATCAG CCTTCAGGAAGATTTGGCTCTGCCTTGGCCATCCTGGACTTCAATGTGGATGGAGTGCCAGATCTGGCAGTTGGAGCCCCTTCTGTGGGATCTCAGTTTCTTACTTACAAA GGTGCTGTGTATGTCTATTTTGGCACTGAGGGAAGAGGCTTGGCATCTCAGCCAAACGTTACCATAACTTGTCAG TATTCCTACTGTAATCTTGGTTGGTCCCTCCTGGCAGCTGATGTTGATAGAGATGGAAATGCTGATCTGGTTGTGGGCTCTCCATACGCACCTGGTGGTGGGCAGCAGAGAGGATTTGTGGTTGCATTTTACTCTTATTTCAACAGGAGTGACCGAG GACTTTTGTCAGTACAGGATGCCAACTGGATGGTAACAGGGGAAGAAAACTATGCTTGGTTCGGATTTTCGcttggcagctgccagctggaggaCGTAACATTGCTGCTGATCGGTAGCCCTACATGGAAGAATTGTTCCAG CTGCAATCCCTTCTCATCGGCTGTGGGACAGAGCGTCGGGAAGGTGTATGGCTATAACCCCCCAAGCACAAAGCGCTGGTTTGCAGTGACTGGAGACAAG GCGATGGGCAGAACGGGTTTGTCTCTGGCCAGCGGTGTGATGTCTGTGGCTGGGATCACAAGGACAGTTTTGGTGGTGGGTGCCCCTACTGCAG ACAGCCTGTCCAGGATTTCATTTATATCCTCGGTGCTGCACCAGGCTGGCCTGGCTCTGGTGTACGACCTGGCAGACAGCACCAAGCCTTCTTTGCTCAGCACCTTCAGTGGGGACAGGAGGTTTTCTCGCTTTGGAGGAGATGTATACTTGAGTGACCTGGATAATGACGGACTAG ATGAAATGATTGTGACATCCCCGCTGCGAACGAACGGTATCACCACGGTACTGTTCAGCGGGGCGGCTGGCCGCGTTTATATCTACAACGGAAAGCAGGCATCCACCGGGAACGTGACAAGCCACTGCAAATCATGGGTATCTCCCTGTCCTGAAGACTGG
- the GPLD1 gene encoding phosphatidylinositol-glycan-specific phospholipase D isoform X2, protein MAGLKIWSVLPVILCYCCQRCIPSGISTHVEIAHRALEFFTRREGNVNYRQLLLNHQDAFQAGSIYPDAFYPMICKRGIFHDVSEDTHWSPFLSASIHYIRRNYPQPWEEATEKLVAFLFGIASHMVADVSWHSLGIDQGFLKAMGEIDFHGSYSEAHNVGDFGGDVVSQFELDFSYLASNWYVPVKDLAAIYKEFYGKEIITESTITDCTYLLFLELYGERLAVSRLFSTYASKSPFLVEKFHEYFLGGVDDMAFWTNNIFELTSHMLESGTSGCFLPENPLFINCTSEHKVSYVSKQSKHEHQKNATSLLTKTLEKNISFTERGVQFNMQPWATNSLRLLNRDFATNVWRALAATPWKSSKHISKPSASYFLTSPYARLGWAVTSADLDRDGYEDLVAGAPGYSTLGHVQLGRVYVIYGNQSGLPPEDMDLDERADQVLQGHQPSGRFGSALAILDFNVDGVPDLAVGAPSVGSQFLTYKGAVYVYFGTEGRGLASQPNVTITCQYSYCNLGWSLLAADVDRDGNADLVVGSPYAPGGGQQRGFVVAFYSYFNRSDRGLLSVQDANWMVTGEENYAWFGFSLGSCQLEDVTLLLIGSPTWKNCSSCNPFSSAVGQSVGKVYGYNPPSTKRWFAVTGDKAMGRTGLSLASGVMSVAGITRTVLVVGAPTADSLSRISFISSVLHQAGLALVYDLADSTKPSLLSTFSGDRRFSRFGGDVYLSDLDNDGLDEMIVTSPLRTNGITTVLFSGAAGRVYIYNGKQASTGNVTSHCKSWVSPCPEDWAQYVLISPEELSRFGSSVITVKSERKKEVVVAAERSSARARLGGRLFVYSL, encoded by the exons ATGGCTGGTTTGAAGATTTGGTCTGTTTTGCCGGTTATATTGTGCTATTGCTGTCAAAGATGTATCCCAAGTGGAATTTCAACACATGTTGAAATAG CACATAGAGCTCTGGAATTTTTCACTAGGCGTGAAGGGAATGTTAATTATAGACAG TTATTACTAAACCACCAAGATGCATTTCAGGCTGGGAGTATTTATCCTGATGCCTTTTATCCTATGATCTGCAAAAGAG GAATATTCCATGATGTGTCTGAAGATACTCACTGGTCACCATTTCTCAGCGCAAGTATTCACTACATCAGAAGGAATTACCCTCAGCCTTGGGAAGAA GCTACAGAGAAGCTGGTGGCTTTCCTGTTTGGAATTGCCTCACATATGGTGGCAGACGTTAGCTGGCATAGCCTGGGCATCGACCAAGGATTTCTCAAGGCCATGGGAGAA attGATTTTCATGGTTCATACTCAGAAGCTCACAATGTTGGCGATTTTG GAGGAGATGTAGTGAGTCAGTTTGAGCTGGACTTCAGTTATCTGGCATCGAATTG GTATGTGCCAGTCAAAGACCTAGCAGCTATCTATAAGGAATTTTATGGAAAAGAGATCATAACTGAAAGCACAATTACTGACTGTACTTACCTGCTGTTTCTTGAACT GTATGGAGAAAGGCTTGCTGTTAGCAGG CTTTTTTCAACATATGCTAGTAAATCTCCGTTTCTGGTGGAGAAGTTCCACGAGTATTTCCTGGGAGGAGTGGACGACATGGCGTTCTGGACAAACAATATTTTTGAGCTGACGAGCCATATGCTGGAGAGTGGAACCAG TGGCTGCTTCCTGCCCGAGAACCCTCTGTTTATAAACTGCACAAGCGAGCACAAGGTCAGCTACGT AAGCAAACAGTCAAAACACGAACATCAGAAAAATGCGACTTCTTTGCTTACAAAAACACTTGAAAAGAATATCAGTTTTACAGAGAGAGGAGTTCAGTTCAACATGCAACCTTGGGCAACA aattcCCTCCGCTTGCTAAACCGTGATTTTGCAACCAATGTCTGGAGAGCATTAGCAGCAACACCTTGGAAATCTTCTAAGCACATCTCCAAGCCATCAGCTTCATATTTTCTCACTTCACCCTACGCTAGACTTGGAtg GGCAGTGACCTCAGCTGACCTGGACCGGGACGGGTACGAGGACCTGGTGGCTGGAGCGCCAGGGTACAGCACGCTGGGCCACGTTCAGCTAGGGCGGGTGTATGTCATCTACGGCAACCAGTCAGGTTTGCCGCCAGAGGACATGGATCTGGATGAGAGAGCTGACCAAGTGCTCCAGGGTCATCAG CCTTCAGGAAGATTTGGCTCTGCCTTGGCCATCCTGGACTTCAATGTGGATGGAGTGCCAGATCTGGCAGTTGGAGCCCCTTCTGTGGGATCTCAGTTTCTTACTTACAAA GGTGCTGTGTATGTCTATTTTGGCACTGAGGGAAGAGGCTTGGCATCTCAGCCAAACGTTACCATAACTTGTCAG TATTCCTACTGTAATCTTGGTTGGTCCCTCCTGGCAGCTGATGTTGATAGAGATGGAAATGCTGATCTGGTTGTGGGCTCTCCATACGCACCTGGTGGTGGGCAGCAGAGAGGATTTGTGGTTGCATTTTACTCTTATTTCAACAGGAGTGACCGAG GACTTTTGTCAGTACAGGATGCCAACTGGATGGTAACAGGGGAAGAAAACTATGCTTGGTTCGGATTTTCGcttggcagctgccagctggaggaCGTAACATTGCTGCTGATCGGTAGCCCTACATGGAAGAATTGTTCCAG CTGCAATCCCTTCTCATCGGCTGTGGGACAGAGCGTCGGGAAGGTGTATGGCTATAACCCCCCAAGCACAAAGCGCTGGTTTGCAGTGACTGGAGACAAG GCGATGGGCAGAACGGGTTTGTCTCTGGCCAGCGGTGTGATGTCTGTGGCTGGGATCACAAGGACAGTTTTGGTGGTGGGTGCCCCTACTGCAG ACAGCCTGTCCAGGATTTCATTTATATCCTCGGTGCTGCACCAGGCTGGCCTGGCTCTGGTGTACGACCTGGCAGACAGCACCAAGCCTTCTTTGCTCAGCACCTTCAGTGGGGACAGGAGGTTTTCTCGCTTTGGAGGAGATGTATACTTGAGTGACCTGGATAATGACGGACTAG ATGAAATGATTGTGACATCCCCGCTGCGAACGAACGGTATCACCACGGTACTGTTCAGCGGGGCGGCTGGCCGCGTTTATATCTACAACGGAAAGCAGGCATCCACCGGGAACGTGACAAGCCACTGCAAATCATGGGTATCTCCCTGTCCTGAAGACTGG
- the GPLD1 gene encoding phosphatidylinositol-glycan-specific phospholipase D isoform X1, with protein MAGLKIWSVLPVILCYCCQRCIPSGISTHVEIAHRALEFFTRREGNVNYRQLLLNHQDAFQAGSIYPDAFYPMICKRGIFHDVSEDTHWSPFLSASIHYIRRNYPQPWEEATEKLVAFLFGIASHMVADVSWHSLGIDQGFLKAMGEIDFHGSYSEAHNVGDFGGDVVSQFELDFSYLASNWYVPVKDLAAIYKEFYGKEIITESTITDCTYLLFLELYGERLAVSRLFSTYASKSPFLVEKFHEYFLGGVDDMAFWTNNIFELTSHMLESGTSGCFLPENPLFINCTSEHKVSYVRSKQSKHEHQKNATSLLTKTLEKNISFTERGVQFNMQPWATNSLRLLNRDFATNVWRALAATPWKSSKHISKPSASYFLTSPYARLGWAVTSADLDRDGYEDLVAGAPGYSTLGHVQLGRVYVIYGNQSGLPPEDMDLDERADQVLQGHQPSGRFGSALAILDFNVDGVPDLAVGAPSVGSQFLTYKGAVYVYFGTEGRGLASQPNVTITCQYSYCNLGWSLLAADVDRDGNADLVVGSPYAPGGGQQRGFVVAFYSYFNRSDRGLLSVQDANWMVTGEENYAWFGFSLGSCQLEDVTLLLIGSPTWKNCSSCNPFSSAVGQSVGKVYGYNPPSTKRWFAVTGDKAMGRTGLSLASGVMSVAGITRTVLVVGAPTADSLSRISFISSVLHQAGLALVYDLADSTKPSLLSTFSGDRRFSRFGGDVYLSDLDNDGLDEMIVTSPLRTNGITTVLFSGAAGRVYIYNGKQASTGNVTSHCKSWVSPCPEDWAQYVLISPEELSRFGSSVITVKSERKKEVVVAAERSSARARLGGRLFVYSL; from the exons ATGGCTGGTTTGAAGATTTGGTCTGTTTTGCCGGTTATATTGTGCTATTGCTGTCAAAGATGTATCCCAAGTGGAATTTCAACACATGTTGAAATAG CACATAGAGCTCTGGAATTTTTCACTAGGCGTGAAGGGAATGTTAATTATAGACAG TTATTACTAAACCACCAAGATGCATTTCAGGCTGGGAGTATTTATCCTGATGCCTTTTATCCTATGATCTGCAAAAGAG GAATATTCCATGATGTGTCTGAAGATACTCACTGGTCACCATTTCTCAGCGCAAGTATTCACTACATCAGAAGGAATTACCCTCAGCCTTGGGAAGAA GCTACAGAGAAGCTGGTGGCTTTCCTGTTTGGAATTGCCTCACATATGGTGGCAGACGTTAGCTGGCATAGCCTGGGCATCGACCAAGGATTTCTCAAGGCCATGGGAGAA attGATTTTCATGGTTCATACTCAGAAGCTCACAATGTTGGCGATTTTG GAGGAGATGTAGTGAGTCAGTTTGAGCTGGACTTCAGTTATCTGGCATCGAATTG GTATGTGCCAGTCAAAGACCTAGCAGCTATCTATAAGGAATTTTATGGAAAAGAGATCATAACTGAAAGCACAATTACTGACTGTACTTACCTGCTGTTTCTTGAACT GTATGGAGAAAGGCTTGCTGTTAGCAGG CTTTTTTCAACATATGCTAGTAAATCTCCGTTTCTGGTGGAGAAGTTCCACGAGTATTTCCTGGGAGGAGTGGACGACATGGCGTTCTGGACAAACAATATTTTTGAGCTGACGAGCCATATGCTGGAGAGTGGAACCAG TGGCTGCTTCCTGCCCGAGAACCCTCTGTTTATAAACTGCACAAGCGAGCACAAGGTCAGCTACGT CAGAAGCAAACAGTCAAAACACGAACATCAGAAAAATGCGACTTCTTTGCTTACAAAAACACTTGAAAAGAATATCAGTTTTACAGAGAGAGGAGTTCAGTTCAACATGCAACCTTGGGCAACA aattcCCTCCGCTTGCTAAACCGTGATTTTGCAACCAATGTCTGGAGAGCATTAGCAGCAACACCTTGGAAATCTTCTAAGCACATCTCCAAGCCATCAGCTTCATATTTTCTCACTTCACCCTACGCTAGACTTGGAtg GGCAGTGACCTCAGCTGACCTGGACCGGGACGGGTACGAGGACCTGGTGGCTGGAGCGCCAGGGTACAGCACGCTGGGCCACGTTCAGCTAGGGCGGGTGTATGTCATCTACGGCAACCAGTCAGGTTTGCCGCCAGAGGACATGGATCTGGATGAGAGAGCTGACCAAGTGCTCCAGGGTCATCAG CCTTCAGGAAGATTTGGCTCTGCCTTGGCCATCCTGGACTTCAATGTGGATGGAGTGCCAGATCTGGCAGTTGGAGCCCCTTCTGTGGGATCTCAGTTTCTTACTTACAAA GGTGCTGTGTATGTCTATTTTGGCACTGAGGGAAGAGGCTTGGCATCTCAGCCAAACGTTACCATAACTTGTCAG TATTCCTACTGTAATCTTGGTTGGTCCCTCCTGGCAGCTGATGTTGATAGAGATGGAAATGCTGATCTGGTTGTGGGCTCTCCATACGCACCTGGTGGTGGGCAGCAGAGAGGATTTGTGGTTGCATTTTACTCTTATTTCAACAGGAGTGACCGAG GACTTTTGTCAGTACAGGATGCCAACTGGATGGTAACAGGGGAAGAAAACTATGCTTGGTTCGGATTTTCGcttggcagctgccagctggaggaCGTAACATTGCTGCTGATCGGTAGCCCTACATGGAAGAATTGTTCCAG CTGCAATCCCTTCTCATCGGCTGTGGGACAGAGCGTCGGGAAGGTGTATGGCTATAACCCCCCAAGCACAAAGCGCTGGTTTGCAGTGACTGGAGACAAG GCGATGGGCAGAACGGGTTTGTCTCTGGCCAGCGGTGTGATGTCTGTGGCTGGGATCACAAGGACAGTTTTGGTGGTGGGTGCCCCTACTGCAG ACAGCCTGTCCAGGATTTCATTTATATCCTCGGTGCTGCACCAGGCTGGCCTGGCTCTGGTGTACGACCTGGCAGACAGCACCAAGCCTTCTTTGCTCAGCACCTTCAGTGGGGACAGGAGGTTTTCTCGCTTTGGAGGAGATGTATACTTGAGTGACCTGGATAATGACGGACTAG ATGAAATGATTGTGACATCCCCGCTGCGAACGAACGGTATCACCACGGTACTGTTCAGCGGGGCGGCTGGCCGCGTTTATATCTACAACGGAAAGCAGGCATCCACCGGGAACGTGACAAGCCACTGCAAATCATGGGTATCTCCCTGTCCTGAAGACTGG